Within bacterium, the genomic segment AGATCGCCGTCATATTCCATCATCCCTGCATAGAGGACATCAGGGTAACGCTGGCGGTCAAATTCCGAGAAATCCTTCTCCTCGAAAGCCCGCGAGATCTCAATCGCCCGGTCGCCGCGAAAGTTGAAATCGACAACTCCATCGCCATCCTCTATCGTGCCGACCGGCTTGCCAGCCTCATCGACGATAACAAAGGCTGGAAGATACTGATCGGTGATCTGGGCATCTTCGCGGTAGAAGGTCTCCACCGCTGCAGCAGCCGAGACGAAGCCGCGGCCCTGGCCGAGGACATGGGCATCCCATCCGCGCTGGACAACGCTCCAGTCGGCGTTGTAACGATCCATGGTCGTTACCATGCGCCCGCCCCCGGAAGCAATGCGGTAATCACAGCCCGATTGCCTATTAAGGCGGCTAAGCAGCGCTTCGGTCGGTTCAATATAGGTCAGTGCGGTTTTGGCGCCAACATCGCGACCGTCCAGAAGGATGTGTAAACGTACCCGCTTGACGCCGCTCGCGGCACAATTTTCCAGAAGGGCAAAGAGCTGTTTGATATGCGAATGGACGTTGCCATCGGAGAGCAGACCGATGAAGTGGAGGGTGCCTCCGTGATGCGCCCTCTCCAGCAGTTTATGCCAGATGGGTGTTGAAAAAATCCTGCCGTTGGCGATCGAGGCATCCACCAGCTTCGCGCCCTGGGCGAAGACCCGCCCGGCGCCGATGGCATTATGGCCGACTTCGCTGTTGCCCATATCCTCATCGCTCGGCAGTCCGACAGCCGTACCATGGGCTTTAAGGGAAGTAAAAAAACGACTGCTGAAGAGCCGATCCAAAAGCGGGGTTTTTGCTTGATAAACGGCATTGGATTCATCCTGCTTCCCCAGACCAATACCATCCATGATGATCAGCAGGAGGGGACCGGGCCGGCCGCTAAAATGGGCCAATTTCTTCAATTCGAGCGACATGGTTTTCACCTCTCGTTTCATTGCATTCGATCAGGATTGAAAGTACAAGATAACAATAATTTTGTTCAGGTAAAAGCGCTTCTTCGCGCGCCGTCGTCCGCCCAAGAAATTAATTGATATAATAGTTAAAAAAGTTTATCTTGAGGAGTCAATCGATCAGGCCAACAGCCCACGGGAAATTACCGCATGCTCTATCCGGAATGGATTCCCCTCATTCAGCCCAGTGACCAGCAAATTGTCCTGCTTCTTCTTGGCGGCATCGGCGGCCTCCAGTCAGGCCCCAATTTGCTCACCGAACTGCAACAGGCACACCGGCCGCACCTGAATGCCCTGGCGCGCAAGTCCCAGTGTGGCCTGCTTCATCCGGTCGCCGTGGGCATAACCCCAGCACCACACGCCGCCCTCAAAAGGCTGCTCGGCTGGCAGGGGGAAAAAGCCCCAGACTGGAAAAGCGAACTTGGCCTCCAGGCCTGCGCCATCTCCTCCCGCGCCGATTATCTTGAGCTCTTCTCCCGGGCGGGCATCACCGCGCTGCACACGCCTGATGATCCCGCTGAGTTGATCCGCCGCGGATGTGAAGAACTGGCCGGCCGGGATTTTATCATCATCCATTACGCCGCCCCTGAAAAAGAGGGACTCCTCGGCGGGTACTATGAAAAGATCAAAACCATCGAAGAATTCGATCTTTGCGTTTCACAGCTGCTGCAACCCGAGCCGGCGGTACTCGCCGTCTGCGGCGACCATTCCTGTCCGAGTGCCCTGGGATCGATCAGCTGGCATCCCGTGCCGGTGATGATCCAGAGCAGCACGACCCGATATGATATGGTCCAAACTTACGATGAAATAGCATGCAGCACCGGCGCGCTCGGGTCACTCCCGATAACTGCGCTGCTGCCGCTGCTGCTCGGTAGCGCCGGCAGATTGGCCCCCGCCTCTTGAGAGGAACCCATGCCTACCCCTTCCTATCTTCCACCTCATCCCGAATCCCTGACTCCGGCGACCTTGGCCGGACTTATCGATCATACCCTGCTCAAACCGGAAGCGGTTGCATCTCAGTTCGAACAACTCTGCCGCGAAGCGGCAACCTATCGCTTCGCCTCGGTTTGTGTCAATCCCTCCTGGGTCCGTTTTTGTGCGGCACGTCTCAGCGGTTCCGGCATACCGGTGTGCACCGTGGTCGGCTTTCCCCTCGGCGCCATCCAGACCGAAAGCAAGGTCGAGGAGACCAACCGAGCGATTGCGGAGGGG encodes:
- the gpmI gene encoding 2,3-bisphosphoglycerate-independent phosphoglycerate mutase → MSLELKKLAHFSGRPGPLLLIIMDGIGLGKQDESNAVYQAKTPLLDRLFSSRFFTSLKAHGTAVGLPSDEDMGNSEVGHNAIGAGRVFAQGAKLVDASIANGRIFSTPIWHKLLERAHHGGTLHFIGLLSDGNVHSHIKQLFALLENCAASGVKRVRLHILLDGRDVGAKTALTYIEPTEALLSRLNRQSGCDYRIASGGGRMVTTMDRYNADWSVVQRGWDAHVLGQGRGFVSAAAAVETFYREDAQITDQYLPAFVIVDEAGKPVGTIEDGDGVVDFNFRGDRAIEISRAFEEKDFSEFDRQRYPDVLYAGMMEYDGDLHIPRNYLVSPPEIDQVLSEYLCANGISSFALSETQKYGHVTYFWNGNRSGYIDDKLERFVEIPSDKVQFDKAPNMKAFEITDEAENLLRSGHYRFGRVNFANGDMVGHTGVMEAAITAVETVDHCVGQLIEVVRALKGIAVITADHGNADEMFTVKNGIKSVKTAHTLNPVPFVIVDPLYAGEYEMAAVAHPGLSNIAATLLNLLGYEAPADYDPALIRVR